One segment of Halictus rubicundus isolate RS-2024b unplaced genomic scaffold, iyHalRubi1_principal scaffold1449, whole genome shotgun sequence DNA contains the following:
- the LOC143365154 gene encoding uncharacterized protein LOC143365154 isoform X2 → MQTDEEVGKVAQAVPIIISRTLELFVHSLLTKTMQITNAKNAKTLSPSHMKQCILSESRFDFLKDLVKSLPDISGPDDEVPTPPLTPAPIISNTSNTSVPNPVLRHYEVEFQKQQMGLTAEVKVEQKYSNDNGGTGMHNSGVVNQIVTNTSVSQVPEFQISVPTSFQISQPNFYTEVNPMNLSTNTSSVSASNPPTSNFAHTANLDEDYDT, encoded by the exons atgcaGACTGATGAAGAAGTTGGAAAAGTTGCACAGGCGGTgccaattataattt CTAGAACATTAGAGTTGTTTGTACATTCGTTACTTACAAAAACTATGCAAATTACTAATGCCAAGAATGCCAAAACTTTGAGCCCATCTCATAT GAAACAATGCATCCTGTCAGAAAGTcgctttgattttttaaaagactTAGTGAAGTCATTACCAGATATTTCAGGACCTGACGATGAAGTACCTACACCACCATTAACACCTGCTCCAATAATTTCAAATACATCGAATACATCTGTTCCTAATCCAGTGTTGAGACATTATGAAGTAGA ATTCCAAAAGCAACAAATGGGTTTAACTGCTGAAGTAAAAGTTGAACAAAAATACTCAAACGATAATGGAGGAACAGGAATGCATAATTCTGGTGTTGTGAACCAAATTGTTACAAATACATCTGTTTCTCAGGTTCCAGAATTTCAGATATCTGTGCCTACATCATTTCAAATTAGTCAACCAAATTTTTATACTGAAGTTAATCCTATGAATTTGAGTACGAACACATCCAGTGTCAGTGCGAGCAATCCACCAACATCAAATTTTGCTCATACTGCCAATCTTGACGAAGATTATGATACATAG
- the LOC143365154 gene encoding uncharacterized protein LOC143365154 isoform X1, whose protein sequence is MPSKKKKYNARFPAGRIKKIMQTDEEVGKVAQAVPIIISRTLELFVHSLLTKTMQITNAKNAKTLSPSHMKQCILSESRFDFLKDLVKSLPDISGPDDEVPTPPLTPAPIISNTSNTSVPNPVLRHYEVEFQKQQMGLTAEVKVEQKYSNDNGGTGMHNSGVVNQIVTNTSVSQVPEFQISVPTSFQISQPNFYTEVNPMNLSTNTSSVSASNPPTSNFAHTANLDEDYDT, encoded by the exons ATGccaagtaaaaagaaaaaatacaatgCCCGTTTTCCAGCC GGACgaattaagaaaattatgcaGACTGATGAAGAAGTTGGAAAAGTTGCACAGGCGGTgccaattataattt CTAGAACATTAGAGTTGTTTGTACATTCGTTACTTACAAAAACTATGCAAATTACTAATGCCAAGAATGCCAAAACTTTGAGCCCATCTCATAT GAAACAATGCATCCTGTCAGAAAGTcgctttgattttttaaaagactTAGTGAAGTCATTACCAGATATTTCAGGACCTGACGATGAAGTACCTACACCACCATTAACACCTGCTCCAATAATTTCAAATACATCGAATACATCTGTTCCTAATCCAGTGTTGAGACATTATGAAGTAGA ATTCCAAAAGCAACAAATGGGTTTAACTGCTGAAGTAAAAGTTGAACAAAAATACTCAAACGATAATGGAGGAACAGGAATGCATAATTCTGGTGTTGTGAACCAAATTGTTACAAATACATCTGTTTCTCAGGTTCCAGAATTTCAGATATCTGTGCCTACATCATTTCAAATTAGTCAACCAAATTTTTATACTGAAGTTAATCCTATGAATTTGAGTACGAACACATCCAGTGTCAGTGCGAGCAATCCACCAACATCAAATTTTGCTCATACTGCCAATCTTGACGAAGATTATGATACATAG
- the LOC143365153 gene encoding DNA polymerase eta-like, producing the protein MASSINNRIIVLIDMDCFFCQVETKLQPENYGKPLAVVQYNQWQLGGIIAVNYEAREYGVTRHMRGEEAKEKCPNLILASVPCLRGKADTSRYRIAGRDVIDVMRKHCSLIERASIDEAYLDITDIVEQRISTNFPTPEELTIQLSNTFVVGFSEVGKNDEEERSRGLKSWMSDVFEESEDIQAQKLAVAGVIVEELRADILAKTGFKCSAGIAQNKILAKLACGLHKPNRQTILPPSTVSSLYSTLPVKKVRNLGGKFGDVVIESLNCNVMGDLLQYSLQYLQKRFDEKTGLWLYNIARGINNEPVTMRLVTKSIGACKKFPGRQAITSLDVLTHWANELSAEVCERLEKDQEENERRATLFTICYHYYQNKTTISQSRSCTLNSYKPENMAARCVNIIIKSTQCPIAYLGISAGKFVQAKGTENFKKFFKVKDSEPQEKICVRTESLKTNNSRSLKRTTEMENEWSSKVKSVAYNVKTNAKFNEQIPNTKTDSSPTSRRLNNLISSLNEQNNKKTFLEMTKMSSKFDKSIDQSEFKKSFFMNVFNPTDDKPKYVCIPETELIELNEKENISIIHHNLNKNGAKKIEFGHERNVYENEVHVNNKNSDFKTDDNVVSDIRTYSDQVKSINVVEMEQPSPSADTRENNKTNNVQDLIKLQEIFPDLNDIDPSIVSLLPIELQEEAKLYMKAQTKRDTKESLIKNSKTKSKSKCNTSKAKNNNGIYNFLVKRDLSSIIDVPSKQCPQCYQMITLSRYSEHCDFHMAENLQRELNTPILETMNVKRKVDTYDVNTNCLKRRSNVETVHL; encoded by the exons ATGGCGAGCTCAATTAACAACAGAATCATCGTTTTAATCGATATGGATTGTTTTTTCTGTCAAGTGGAAACAAAACTTCAACCAGAAAATTATGGAAAACCACTTGCTGTTGTACAATATAATCAGTGGCAGTTGGGAGG GATAATTGCAGTCAACTATGAAGCAAGAGAATATGGTGTTACACGACACATGAGGGGTGAGGAAGCAAAGGAAAAATGTCCAAATCTAATTTTAGCTAGTGTACCATGTCTTCGTGGGAAAGCAGATACTTCAAG GTATAGGATCGCTGGTCGTGATGTTATTGACGTTATGAGGAAACATTGCAGTTTAATAGAACGAGCTAGCATAGACGAAGCATATCTAGATATTACTGATATTGTCGAGCAAAGAATATCTACAAATTTTCCTACCCCAGAAGAATTAACAATTCAACTTTCCAATACGTTTGTTGTGGGATTTTCAGAAGTTGGAAAGAATGATGAGG AAGAAAGAAGCAGAGGTCTAAAAAGTTGGATGTCAGATGTTTTTGAAGAATCTGAAGACATACAAGCTCAGAAACTTGCTGTAGCTGGTGTAATAGTTGAAGAATTGAGAGCCGATATACTTGCAAAGACTGGATTTAAATGCTCTGCTGGCATAGCACAAAATAAA ATATTAGCTAAACTAGCATGCGGATTACATAAACCAAACCGCCAAACAATATTACCGCCAAGTACTGTATCATCACTTTATTCCACATTGCCAGttaaaaaagttagaaatctTGGTGGGAAATTTGGAGATGTTGTCATTGAATCACTTAATTGTAATGTTATGGGTGACTTATTGCAATACTCATtgcaatatttacaaaaacgtTTCGACGAAAAAACAGG atTGTGGTTATATAATATTGCACGAGGTATAAACAATGAACCTGTTACTATGCGTCTTGTAACAAAATCAATTGGGGCATGTAAAAAATTTCCAGGAAGACAAGCCATTACTTCATTAGATGTT TTAACACATTGGGCTAATGAATTGTCAGCCGAAGTTTGTGAACGTCTTGAAAAAGATCaagaagagaacgagcgacGAGCGACATTGTTCACAATATGCTATCATTATTACCAAAACAAAACTACTATATCCCAATCTCGTTCGTGTACCTTAAACTCGTACAAACCAGAAAACATGGCGGCTCGTTGTGTAAATATTATAATCAAATCTACGCAATGTCCGATTGCGTATTTAGGAATTTCGGCTGGCAAATTTGTTCAAGCTAAAGGTACTGAAAactttaagaaattttttaaagtaaaagACTCAGAACCTCAAGAGAAGATATGTGTTCGAACAGAATCTTTAAAAACGAACAACAGTCGGTCATTGAAAAGGACCACTGAAATGGAAAATGAATGGAGTAGCAAAGTAAAGAGTGTTGCATATAATGTTAAAACTAACGCAAAATTTAATGAACAAATTCCTAACACAAAAACAGATTCATCACCTACTTCTAGgagattaaataatttaattagttCATTGAATgaacaaaacaataaaaaaacatttcttgaaatgacaaaaatgagttcaAAATTTGACAAGTCTATAGATCAAAGCGAATTTAAGAAATCTTTCTTTATGAATGTTTTTAATCCGACAGATGATAAACcgaaatatgtatgtatacctgAAACTGAATTAATCGAGTtaaacgagaaagaaaacatCAGCATTATACatcataatttaaataaaaatggtgcgaagaaaattgaatttggaCATGAGCGTAATGTTTACGAAAACGAAGTACATGTAAATAATAAGAATAGTGATTTTAAGACAGACGATAACGTTGTTTCTGACATACGAACTTACTCCGATCAGGTAAAATCTATTAACGTAGTTGAAATGGAACAACCTTCACCTAGTGCAGATACACGAGAGAATAATAAAACTAATAATGTACAAGATCTTATTAAATTGCAAGAAATATTTCCTGATTTAAATGACATTGACCCTAGTATAGTTAGTTTGTTACCTATAGAGTTGCAAGAGGAAGCAAAATTATATATGAAAGCACAAACTAAAAGAGATACTAAAGAAAGTTTAATAAAGAATTCAAAAACAAAAAGTAAGTCCAAATGTAATACATCTAAAGCAAAAAATAATAATGGTATCTATAACTTTCTAGTAAAAAGAGATCTATCTAGTATTATAGATGTTCCTTCAAAACAATGTCCACAGTGTTATCAAATGATTACTCTATCGAGATATAGCGAACATTGCGATTTTCATATGGCTGAAAACTTGCAAAGGGAATTAAATACTCCAATATTAGAAACCATGAATGTAAAGAGGAAAGTCGATACATATGATGTAAACACCAATTGCTTAAAACGTCGATCGAATGTAGAAACAGTACATCTATAA
- the LOC143365155 gene encoding uncharacterized protein LOC143365155 → MTYKNARFKKNNWHRKSDKVSVYKLDAYIGKYERKFGKISSLNVLPKERIKLIELTQELIDSIEKEERNKQQAFETLKVSNDLMKETISKLQDSMKVYKESVRSEIAKLDSLNTDRLLKINYMCI, encoded by the exons ATGACATATAAAAACGcacgatttaaaaaaaacaacTGGCATAGAAAATCCGATAAAGTGTCAGTTTATAAATTAGATGCGTATATTGGAAAGTACGAAAGAAAGTTTGGAAAAATATCATCGTTAAATGTTTTGCCGAAAGAACGAATAAAGTTAATAGAATTGACACAAGAGTTAATCGACTCTATTGAGAAAGAGGAGAGAAACAAGCAGCAAG CATTCGAAACACTCAAGGTATCTAATGATTTGATGAAGGAAACAATATCTAAATTGCAAGATTCAATGAAAGTATATAAGGAAAGTGTAAGATCAGAAATTGCAAAATTGGATAGCTTAAATACAGATcgacttttaaaaattaattatatgtgtatataa